The Phaeobacter gallaeciensis DSM 26640 genomic sequence GGACCCGTGGATGGTAGGAACCGCATGGAGCCGCCGTGACGGCCATCGGCTTGCTCCCAAATCACATATAGCGGATCAAGCGCGTCATACTCGTCGCGCTCTTCTCCTTGGGCGTCGACTGCGACATCCCATCCGAGCCGTGTTTTGAATTGATCGGCGCGGTCAACGAACATCGAATGAGCCAATTCACGGTGCTGGTGCAGGTCGTGTGCATATACATAGCGAAGCATAACTTAGTCCCCTTTAGATAGAAAAGTAGGACCAGATTACGACCAGAAGAGATTCTCAACTATAAGGTTAATGAATGCCTGTAGCTTCAACGTGTTAAATGATGATGAGACCGAGACTCAGCGCACGAGCGATGGCGTGGGTGGTGTTGATGGCCCCCAATTTGAATCGCGCGCTCTCGATATAGACACGTAGAGTATGCTCCGAGATCGTCAGTGTCTTCGCCACCTGAGCACGGCTATAGCCCATCGCTAGCAGGGTCAGCGCGTCAATCTCACGGGGGGACAGCGGTTGGACATGTTCGGGACTGCGATCTGGCTCAAACTCCAGCGCCTTGCGATTGAAGTAGTGCCCAATCAAGATCAGATCACGGCTGTGTTTGTCGGTGAACCGGGTCCAAGTGTCATCGTCGCAGTTATGACTGACCGTAAACAATGCAAATTGCCCATTTGGGCCTCGGATCGGGATTGAATACCCTTGATTCCCGACATCATGAGCCAAGGCATCCTGCAGAAACTCACGTGCGGGTTTGGAGGACCAGTCAAGCCGTCGCCAATCGACCGGATGGAATCGCTGATAGCACCCGATAATCACAGGGTCGACGCGCACATAGGCTTTTTCCTGGTAACGCTCCACCCAACCCTGCGAATAGGTGCCAAAGTGATAATGATCACCGGCACTATCAACCCAGTGATACATGGCATGATCAACTTCAAAAGTATCGCAAACCCGCTGGATGATCTCCTGCAGGCCATCGACTGAGGTTGTCGCATCCAATACCTCGAGGATCAGATCAAGA encodes the following:
- a CDS encoding helix-turn-helix transcriptional regulator, coding for MATKVNLDLILEVLDATTSVDGLQEIIQRVCDTFEVDHAMYHWVDSAGDHYHFGTYSQGWVERYQEKAYVRVDPVIIGCYQRFHPVDWRRLDWSSKPAREFLQDALAHDVGNQGYSIPIRGPNGQFALFTVSHNCDDDTWTRFTDKHSRDLILIGHYFNRKALEFEPDRSPEHVQPLSPREIDALTLLAMGYSRAQVAKTLTISEHTLRVYIESARFKLGAINTTHAIARALSLGLIII